In Denticeps clupeoides chromosome 1, fDenClu1.1, whole genome shotgun sequence, a single window of DNA contains:
- the LOC114786461 gene encoding uncharacterized protein LOC114786461 → MMRYLLLVLLLKTVQNELLKTFTPGHVASLRCVLSPGPENYLFWFKHTSGHAPVCIVSYYPSTNQFFAEERFNATKEREDFILTISNATPSDAGWYYCGFRHSDLIAFSHGVYLSEERAEMVSRYEVKQTMEDSETSLPLRCTQPGGCDGERGVHWFRPGSAGSRPGFLYSRCGRGPEAVSGPPSGSCAFHLPRRNLSTSRRELCAVAACGEILIKQDPAPNATDSFEFNKELVALTTSNILCFIIAVSLFCTRRRNKPPLSDGPPLSPQLHNEELNYATMSFSKRRTKRRGAKSEADQRVIYSSVQRHGQRGAISSTSGTGHLT, encoded by the exons ATGATGAGATATCTGCTGCTTGTTCTTCTGCTGAAAACag TCCAGAATGAGCTCTTGAAGACCTTCACTCCAGGACATGTTGCGTCCTTGCGCTGCGTCCTTTCACCGGGTCCGGAGAACTACCTGTTCTGGTTCAAACACACAAGCGGACATGCGCCGGTGTGCATCGTCTCGTACTATCCCAGCACCAACCAGTTCTTTGCTGAGGAACGTTTTAATGCGACGAAGGAAAGAGAGGACTTCATCCTGACCATCTCCAACGCGACGCCGTCTGACGCTGGCTGGTATTACTGCGGGTTTCGTCACAGCGACCTCATTGCGTTCAGTCACGGAGTTTATCTGTCAGAAGAAC GAGCAGAAATGGTGAGCCGGTATGAGGTGAAGCAGACGATGGAGGATTCTGAGACCAGCCTGCCGCTGCGGTGCACCCAGCCAGGAGGCTGCGATGGAGAGCGCGGGGTGCACTGGTTCAGGCCCGGGTCGGCCGGATCCCGCCCGGGATTCCTCTACAGCCGGTGCGGGAGAGGCCCGGAGGCCGTCTCCGGTCCTCCGTCTGGCAGCTGCGCCTTCCACCTCCCCCGGAGGAACCTCTCCACCTCCCGGCGCGAGCTCTGCGCCGTGGCCGCGTGTGGGGAGATCCTCATTAAACAGGACCCGGCGCCAAATGCTACAG ATTCCTTCGAGTTCAACAAAGAGTTGGTTGCCTTGACAACATCTAATATTTTGTGCTTTATAATCGCTGTCTCCCTCTTCTGCACGAGGAGAAGGAATAAACCTCCTCTGTCCG ATGGACCCCCACTATCTCCTCAGCTTCATAACGAG GAGCTGAATTACGCAACTATGAGCTTCTCcaagaggaggacgaagagaaGGGGAGCGAAAAGCGAGGCGGACCAGCGTGTCATTTATTCCTCCGTACAAAGGCACGGGCAAAGAGGGGCCATCTCCAGCACCTCTGGAACGGGGCACTTAACCTAA